From a single Miscanthus floridulus cultivar M001 chromosome 8, ASM1932011v1, whole genome shotgun sequence genomic region:
- the LOC136475255 gene encoding cytokinin hydroxylase-like codes for MDAVAAATGGAMAMAAAAVLLLCAFIYAAWLAPAAARRRLRGAGFDGPRPSFPFGNLPEITASLQASAAAKKPSSSSSAVSSDIHGAVFPYFVRWRESFGKVFVYWLGTEPFLYVADPEFLKAATAGALGKRWGKPDVFRRDRMPMFGRGLVMAEGDEWARHRHIIAPAFSATNLNDMIGLMQETTAKMLAEWTDAVAPSAGGAVVDVERSVVRNAAEIIAKASFGVADDEAGARVFRKLQAMQAMLFQSNRLVGVPLARLLHVRKTYDAWRLGREIDALLMEIIDARRRRRAAGSGDKGGKDLLSLLLAGTEATAGAERRLTTRELVDECKTFFFGGHETTALALSWTLLMLAAHPDWQDALREEVAREVGDHQNLDAAALGRLTKMGWVMSEVLRLYPPSPNVQRQALEDVAAEGKSSVVIPRGTNMWVDVVAMHHDVELWGADAHEFRPERFGRDPVQGGCRHRMGFLPFGFGGRICVGRNLTAMEYRVVLAMLLRRFRVSVAPEYRHAPKIMLSLRPSNGIQLHLTPLVEVVDHAAAAAAAADTSSSA; via the exons ATGGACGCCGTAGCGGCGGCAACGGGTGGcgccatggcgatggcggcggcggcggtgctgctgCTCTGCGCCTTCATCTACGCGGCGTGGCTAGCGCCGGCCGCGGCAAGGCGCCGGCTCCGCGGGGCGGGCTTCGACGGGCCCCGCCCATCCTTCCCCTTCGGGAACCTCCCCGAGATCACGGCCTCGCTGcaggcctccgccgccgccaagaagccgtcctcctcctcctccgccgtctCCAGCGACATCCACGGCGCCGTGTTCCCCTACTTCGTCCGCTGGCGCGAGTCGTTCGGCAAGGTGTTCGTGTACTGGCTGGGCACGGAGCCGTTCCTGTACGTGGCGGACCCGGAGTTCCTCAAGGCCGCCACCGCCGGCGCGCTGGGCAAGCGATGGGGGAAGCCCGACGTGTTCCGCCGCGACCGCATGCCCATGTTCGGCCGCGGGCTCGTCATGGCCGAGGGCGACGAGTGGGCGCGCCACCGACACATCATCGCGCCGGCCTTCTCCGCCACAAACCTCAAC GACATGATCGGGCTGATGCAGGAGACCACTGCCAAGATGTTGGCCGAGTGGACCGACGCGGTGGCACCGTCTGCCGGCGGGGCCGTCGTGGACGTGGAGCGGAGCGTGGTCCGCAACGCCGCCGAGATCATCGCCAAGGCGAGCTTCGGGGTGGCGGACGACGAGGCCGGCGCGCGGGTGTTCCGGAAGCTGCAGGCCATGCAGGCGATGCTGTTCCAGTCCAACCGCCTCGTCGGTGTGCCGCTGGCGCGCCTGCTGCACGTGCGAAAGACCTACGACGCGTGGCGCCTGGGCCGGGAGATCGACGCGCTGCTCATGGAAATCATCGACGCGCGCCGCCGGCGCCGAGCAGCCGGCAGCGGCGACAAAGGCGGCAAGGACCTGCTGTCGCTGCTGCTGGCTGGCACGGAGGCCACGGCGGGTGCCGAGCGGCGGCTGACGACGCGGGAGCTGGTGGACGAGTGCAAGACCTTCTTCTTCGGCGGGCACGAGACCACGGCGCTGGCGCTGTCGTGGACGCTGCTCATGCTCGCCGCGCACCCGGACTGGCAGGACGCGCTGCGGGAGGAGGTGGCGCGCGAGGTCGGCGACCACCAGAACCTCGACGCCGCCGCGCTTGGCCGCCTCACCAAGATGGGGTGGGTCATGAGCGAGGTGCTGCGCCTCTACCCGCCGTCGCCCAACGTGCAGCGGCAGGCGCTGGAGGACGTGGCGGCGGAGGGCAAGTCGTCCGTCGTCATCCCGCGCGGCACCAACATGTGGGTGGACGTGGTGGCCATGCACCACGACGTGGAGCTGTGGGGCGCCGACGCCCACGAGTTCCGGCCGGAGCGGTTCGGCCGGGACCCCGTGCAGGGCGGGTGCCGCCACCGCATGGGGTTCCTCCCCTTCGGCTTCGGCGGCCGCATCTGCGTCGGCCGCAACCTCACCGCCATGGAGTACCGCGTCGTGCTGGCCATGCTGCTGCGCCGGTTCCGGGTGTCGGTGGCGCCCGAGTACCGCCACGCGCCCAAGATCATGCTCTCGCTCAGGCCCTCCAACGGCATCCAGCTCCACCTCACGCcgctggtggaggtggtggaccacgctgctgctgctgccgccgccgccgatacGTCATCATCGGCCTAG